Genomic segment of Falco peregrinus isolate bFalPer1 chromosome 5, bFalPer1.pri, whole genome shotgun sequence:
aaaggtGAATATTTTTCTGGGCTTGTATTCTTAAGGCCTTCTCTGGGAGAAGTGTAATTGAATCAAGCAGGACAGGCAGCCGCAGAAGGCAGCCAGATTTGTGCAGTCTGATTTGTCTGCAGCTGTACTGTAAAGAAAACACCCTCCCACTGAGCCTGTTTTGTGAGACTAACTCCTTGTCAGCTGCTTCCCGAGGTGATACTTTTGCCAGGAAATTCAGCTTGTCTATAGAACACCTTAGCACAGAAGTAGAAAGAACCTGAGCATTTTATTGCTGCTGATTAAAGAGTCAAAACAGTGCAGTAAGTCATCCATGATGCTGAGTCTTCAAACAGATGTAACACTAAACCGTTTAGATCTAACCTATAAGCTAACGCAAATATCTTAACATCTGGCAGTATTcatctattaaaaaattagCTCTTTTCCTTACTAATATCATTATCAGTGGAGATTTCTTAAAACATACATGGCTTAAGGCAGTGTAATCTTCAAATTCAATAAAAAAGTCAGCTCTCTCTTATGCTTCATTACTTTTCCTTGCCATACCTTCTTTTTCTAACTGAATTAGGATGAAATGGAAGAAGATGGAACaaactctgaaatgttttgaaacatgATTTTTTGCCTTGCTAATAAACAtccaatttttttctcaaaatgcagcatttttcaaCAACTTCTACAATTAATAAACATGAccccccttaaaaaaaattcaaatcaaCAGTCTTTCTTATGTAAATTGCTCATTAAGTTTGAAAACAAAGGTCTCAAAGTAAGGCTTCATGAAGAATCAATGTAAAGCTGCCATCTTGCCCTTCTGCTGCCACCCACATATTCCCGCTGCCTCCTTTGTGCTGGCAGTAAAACTCGTGACCGGGAGGCAGACCAGATTAGCTGCCTGGGAGGctgaaaactaaaaaagcagagaagataaACTGCAAAAGGAGCAAGAAGATGGCATTTCATCTTCTGGTAGCAGACTATATTTACATCTGCTTAAGCCCATCAAGAAATCACATGCTGAAGCCTTTTGAATAGTAGGTCAGAAAGCATCTGCAGTTAAGATACATGCAGGACCTGttttaggaaacattttttacataactgctattatttatttaaactccAATGTAAATTTGTAAGTGACCTTACATGTTTGTTTACGAATATGTTGTGGCTTTGGGAAAAAACCTGGCGCAGTAGCCATGGTTACAGACCCCCGGCCGGTGGAAGTGCTGTAATACAGAGACTGCAGAGTGCCAAGCTTCGGTGCTGAAATGCCACCCTTGGCAGTGGTGGCTGCACAGCACCTTCTGGCATGGCATGTAGCTAGAAGTGCTGCTCAACACTTGGGTCAACATCTGTGGTTCCCAAGGACACACGCTGCTTGGCAGTACTCATACACTGTGTTTCCAGTCTGCTTATCGTATTCTGGGAGTCTTTGGTGCTGAGTGAAGCTCATTCAAATACTTAAGAACTTTAATTacgtatttttttctttgttagaaCAGAAACTAGGACAACATTCCTGCTACTGATGTCCAGCTTTCTGGTCTCCTCAAAACAGCCTTAACCACTCATACCCTCCAGCTCACAATTTCTCCTGCCCTGTGCTCAGCCTTTACATCTCCTTGCAGCTGCTACACCCAAAAACCAAAGCTCCCATCCCTAGCAGGCTAAATACCTGAATGAGCAAACCGACTGTTTGGAACATagacaaaaagcagttttgagaTCAGAAACCACCCTCTTACCCTTCAATGAGGCTTCTGTCCAGCTTGATGAATGCTGATGCAGCAGCATAacaaaaagcatacaaaaaCACTTATGCGATTTCTAAGGTGTGTTACCTGCCGACTCAGACCAATGGATAAGTAACATTACACACCTGCTGAACCACATATGTGAACACAATTCCTGTGAAATAAACCAAGGGAAAAATCTGCCAAGAGATTTGTTGCCAAGGAGCGCAATGGGGAAAGGCTTGGTACCGAGTCGCTGTaatgctgctgagctgcagttgCCAGGAGCAGCATGCACCAGAAGTGAAGCATCACTAACCACTACCGCTATTCTGGACCGTCGCAAGTCCCTGGGATGCCAGATCAACTTCCTCACGCAAGGCAGCAGCATGCTTCCAGctgacagcacagccagcacagcagaggggagcGGGCCAGGAGGATGGCTAATGCCACTACCACCTGCCTTGTGTGACACCAACACATTGTCATTCTTAGCAGTCTATGAAAAGTAACACAGCACAGAAGTTTTCAGCTGGGTTAGCAAGTCGTGCTGGTTAAGCGACGGTTGAACGAGCCGCAGAACTGACACAGGGAAAGAGACGCGGGGCTTCGGGTGCAGGGCGAGGGCTGTGCTCTTTTCCACGTCACGCTGATGCTTTGGCTCTGCTATGGGGCTGAACCAGATCCCGGCCCCCAGCTCCCATCCCGGCCACAGGCAGAGAAAGGGGATCCTCTAGATTAAGGGAAATCACTCTCCTGcttttaaagggaaaagaaatcctAGAATTTCTTAGGACTAGcttacaggaaaaggaaattataagTAACAGTCAAGCTTTCAGAAAGTGGCAGAAGGGGTGGTTTGGGcttttggtggttggttttttttggttgtttatttAAAGCAGGAGTCCTATAAAATTAGTGAGTTAAAATGCAGTATACACAACATTTTAAGCCTGTTAAGCCATCCGAAAGTCTGGCAATCAATATCAAAACAGGCATAGTCTCTCATATTTTAGCAGCTAgttttttccataaaattaatcaaaataaaatgcatcttatgagactgttttattaaaaatacgtATCTTTAGTTTCACATAAAAAGAACCAACATTGTAATTAAACACAATTTAAGACGCTGGACAGGaattacttggaaaaaatacatgttcCTGTAATCCCAAAGCACCGAGCCTTTGACTCCATGAGCCACAAATTAAAATCTTCCTGTGCTCAAGAGCCAGAGTGCCTGCCCTGCACACAGCACAGTGCTGAGGAGCGAGCAGCTGGTCAGAGGCAGGGGTGCTAACTGCTCCACAGCAGCTGTTCTCTGGCAGAGATACAGGCGTTCCTCTCCCCAGATCCAGGGAGGCCTGTcactccccagccctgctgctgggcatgATGGTAACCTTAGCAAGCGAAATGCTGGAGTGGCACCATTTGGCTCAAGCGTCACAGGTTGGCCACCTCTTTCTGTAAAGGAGGAATACAGCACAACACTTCCAGTTAATTTCACTTAGGATCCAGCAGAAACTCACGTTAACAGCACTGTTGAAAGAAATCCAGCTGCGCTTCGGTGATACATGATGCAATGGTCTTCTTAATAAAACTACGCTGGAATCCACTAACTTTTGGATCCCCACTTTTCATAGCTCAGATCCATCTCAGACTTTTGGAAAGACACAATTTTCAAAGCAACAAGTTATTAGCTTAGGCAGCAGCAATACTGATTGAAAGTTTAGTGCATAAAAATCAAAGTCATAATACAAAAGAGCTGTCAGAGACATCTGCTATTTAAAGTGTACAGAACAAAACACTGGCTGCATTTACTCTCTCATAGAAAACATCAGTTTGCCAGGCTGCCTCTCTTGCTCTGGAGATGCTGAAGATTCAGCTCCTTTTAAAGTCACAGAGAGATGTATTCATCCCTCCAAAATGACCAAAATGCTTTGTAAATTCAGGCTCAAAAAGCATACCAGACACTGACTGTAAACTAAACATTTACTGGCCAATTCATAACTTAAGCAAggcacaaagaagaaaagacactGGAGCAATGGGGAAGCAAGCTGACATGAAGTGGCAAACCAGTGGTCCCTTTGCTTTGACCTGACAAAGCATCTAAGGATACAGGCAGCTGAAACAGCAACAGTATCTGAAGTTGGACCACCACAGTAACTGCAAAACAAAGTtcaattttgaagaaaaaaaaaaagcaggcttGCATGTCATTATACATGTTCTAATCCCATACAAGTACTGatctgattaaaagaaaaaagatacttcATCTAACATCATACCTTGTAAACCTAAGAGGGTATTAAATCCATGTAACTTTAGAAGCCTACCTCGTTAAGTATTCTTTATCATCTACAGCGTTAATTCCTTAGACTGCAATTTAATCAAGCACTCTGTCTGAAAGGCCTGTCTGTTTATTGACTCTGCTGGGAATTTACGACAGGTATCAGTGTCCTCACTCAGTCCACTGAAGTCTGAGGTCTACCAGTTAAAACACAATGATTCCTCATACTGTTACCACACAGATTGTAACAGAACAAGATTTGCTCGGCACAGCATTTGTTCCTATTTCTAATGCatggaaaaggaacaaaactgaCTTTCAGGATCTCAGATGAGTTTGCAGAACTGGAATTAAAGAAATCTATTTGATTTTTTAGCAATGAAAATCTGTTGTGGAATTAATACAAATATAACTTTCCTTACTGGAATGGCATCTTAAACAGAAGAGCTTAATTTGCCAAAGTCTTGGCAAATCAAATACTTGTCTTAATTGTAACACTCTTCAACTCACTGTCATCAATTTTCCAAGTAGTTTCAAAGCCCATATTGAAAAGCTTTGAACCTTGGGGCTGACCTGCTCTGCAccttagaaggaaaaaaaataatatttaaagacATCCAAGGTTGGGAGTCTATAATCTCTCCTCATCCTTGTAGAGCTACAATGTGAAGTTCACGAGttactcaaaacctcatcttacagaaaacaggaatgGGAAACTTTGTCCAGTTGTGAAGTGGCAGCATAGGAAATAACTGGACTTTAActcaattttaaaatagctcAACTTGAAAAGTGTTGAAGAACAAGGCTGAAAAGGTTGTCTTAATCAGTAATTATATAAGCTACAGCATGAAAACTCCAACAACCATAAAGATCAACTCTGAAAAATATACAAGCTCATTGTTacttttatatacatttaacaaaaaaaaaaccccaacaaaacacaaTCTAGATTTAAAAATCTCTCCCTGGGGTTATAAACCCCTTCCTAGAGAGATGTTGTTATAGCCTGTGTACAGTACTCCAAAAGAATCTTTCATAGCCTTCAGAATTCTTCATGGTTTTCCTAATCTGTTTTGCAGTGAGTGACAATTCTCTCCAGAACCGAGTAATACTTCAAAGCCTACTTGAAAATCCATCTTTAAGATGgccttcaaataaaatattcaagcTTCTAACCAGAATTTTTACATACaagtggtttttgttttaatcacaAAGTAGATCTAGTGAATTTGCTAACTTACTGAAAAagactagaaaaaaattaaaaaaaatgtttctagcCTCCAGTAATTCACTAAATGCTattacagtacagaaaaaattattagttaaatcaattttatttcttctgatagctactttgaaaataaagggTAATATGACAATAATTCTATTTCCAAAGTTCAGAAGCGGGTAGCTTTTTGTGTCTGCAGTcgaaaacaaaaaacagtgcTGCAAGTTCTGCAGTCAGTCTGCCAAATACCCTTTTCAGACATCGCATCTTGAAATACGTGTGTCTAGAAGAGCAAGAAACTCAGTGACCCCCTGCACCCGGTTCCACTGCCTGCATTTGGATAATGCATGGGTGCAAGGTCCACCTATGCAGCTCTTACGATGGGATCAGAATCTAATAATAGCTTATCGGACAGCAAAAAGGTTCAAACCTGCTTTGACCTCAGTAAGCAGAAGGATGAACAGACACCATTGTTTAATGTACtgtcccagcaccagcagcaattTTATATGTAGTGagctcagttaaaaaaaccacaccaaaaaagcAGTCAGGAAGTAACACACCAGAACAGCAACCGACTTGCTGAACTCAGGTCTCCATTGCTTTGCACCTTGGGAAACCTGACCTTACAAATGACTATGCTCAGtgcaaggcagcagagagaaCCAAGCCTGCAATTTTCACCGTTTGAATGAGCACAAGAACTTGGCTTCCAAGACTCTGTCTTCTTAAGATGCATGTGTCACAACAGGAATGTCAATTTCCATGGCAGAGAGGCGAGAGCGTGCAGAATACGGCTGAGAGGCATAGCTGTGCATGCTAGGGGCATGGGAATAGAGGGGCTGCCAGAAAGGAGAAGGTAGGCTTTTACATGCACAGTACCACAGACACAGCAGAACGGAAGTGAAAAACAGACCGCCAGCACTGGCAATGGCAATAAATACAGAGATGTCAAAGCTAAAGACAGGCTCATATTTTCTGTTCAGATAATTGTTATAAAAGATGACCCAGATTGATGGAGTGAGACAAATGGCACATGCCAGCAGGAACAAGAGGCCAGCCACGAGATGGCAGCCGGCACTGTTTACAAGGCATTTGGCCAATTTGATGTTTGGCACGCTTGATACAAAGGCTGTGTTACACATGCCAATcaagcagagaaacagagctGAGACGGCAGTTAACATACTCAGTGGAAGGGCAAACTGAAGAACACGCAAATCCAGTTGATCGACAGCAGTGTACCACTGTGGGTCATATATCACACAGTCTCTGCTCCCATCAAAGCGAGCGCACTTAATCCAGAGTCCCGTGTAAATGGTCACATTCCTCTCATTCTTGTTGAATGTGTACAGTCTCATTTGCCTCCAGTTTGGAAGCAGAACTGCTGCAAGGAGTCCAGCTACTGAGGCTGTTCCACTGAGGAAGGCCAGTACGGTTGCTGCATGAACATCCCGGCAGCCCATGCTTGCCCACAGAGGTTGTTTTCTgcaactaaaaagaaaatttttttaaaaataaacatcagtAGGTGAAAGTTTATGGATTTGGGACGGACTACAGTTGACTTGTGCCAGGTTAATAAACTTGTATGGCAGCTGATTCTTTGCCTTACACACTTATGCAGAGGTAACACTACTGAACTCATGCTTTAATTAAATGTTAGATTATTTCACAGACTGTTGCAATTGCTCAGCTGTCAGACTGCCAAATTTGCTGCGTTCAAGATAAAAAAGGAGCACTTGAATACACAGCTCTACGCATCTCTCACCTTGTGTTGCTGCATGGATTTTTACAGAGGCCAGGTGGAGAGGACCAACCACTGAGTGAGCGTGTTTTAAGAAGTTCATGTCTTCTCAACTGGCCTTTCTCTTTAGCCCAGATGTAACATTAGACTGTGTGTTCAATCCTACCACACTGCTGTGTGAAAGGGAATTGCTTAAAATCAACAGCATTAGCCCAGACAAGGAATGCACATGTAGGCAGTTATACACAATTTATATAGGCCAAATTGTTGATGAGAGCTGCAAGGTAGGAGAGAAGGCTCTGTTGAGTAATTTACTATGAACTTTTCAAAAGCAACCAACAGTTCTTCCATACTACTTCTGCCTTTCAAAACCAGCTGTCTAAGCACACAAACAATTCCAGAAATCAGATGCCTTTTCAGCtttcaccttttccttttcagagcaAGTATTAAAGAATACTGCTTCCTTTTCAATATAACCACTGCCTGTATACCTAGTATAGCCTCTTGCCTGCACAGACCCTGCGAAACAGTCTCAATGATGCgtcttagaaaaaaatcaaacgaAAAAACACTCAAATTGAGTAATCTCTTCTCTGGGTGCTCGAGATACTGCAGAGAAGCCTAATACATAATAGGCATCTGAGCATCCACCCCAGAATGTACTTGAAGCAGAAAACTAAGAATTATAGTGCCTAAAAAATGAGCAGATACTTGGAACTCACTGAGCGCCATTCAGTCATGAACTCCTACtgaaatttctttccaaatcaTCATACTGCATTGTGCTTATTTGTCTAAAGTCACTAACCAATTCTTTAGGTACCAGAAGTTCCATCTAATGCAGATACAAATAACTGAGTACCTGTATCTCAGAAAGGTTACAAACACTGTTGCAACCAAAGAGGAAACTGGATCTGATGCCTTACTATCCTCCTACACGTGCAGACATCGAACGCCCAGGAAACTCTTAAAGTAAGGAATTTCCGTGTATACTGGAAGCAGACTACAAGCATTATTATGCTATACAGCCAGCTAGCATTTTATTGATTTAtagacaaataaataaagcccaatttttttcctaagaaaaaacTAGGCATTTGTTCACTTGTTATGCCATCTAACCCTGAAGGATTGCAATGGTATGTGGGTACCATTGAAGTGCTGATTATACCCTTTTaaagcagccctgctgagaagaaataaagacaacCACATTTATAGTAAAAATGCACCTTATTCAACAACAAGATAGCATTACATTTTTGCGACGAATAGCTGACTGTGGGCAAGCTACTGTTCTCATGCCAGTACACTTTTACAGATAGCAGAGTCATTAATAGGGTAGGGAGACCCAAGACTTATTTCCATTATAATTGATTTAAAACTATGCTTAACCTCAACTTCAATAAGGTCAACACAACCAATTTGCAAGGAAACAGAACTATAACAAATGGGCTTGAGGCattgtgggaaaattactttggggggtggggattagagaaaactgggaccaACAGAAGTGCAacattacagaaagctttttagggtaaaacaCAGCTATTgccttcaggatggttggcatgcacggCATCTACTCTACCACAGCTCCTTAAGCaacacaccctgccagctcatCATATGATGATGGGTGTGACGGAGGGTGGAGTGGAGACACCACAGCTAGGCTCTGTGGTActccctgcaggaaggggaacCTGATGTTCTGATAAGCTGCACAGcagttgtcacatgaagaatGTACGAGATAATGTCGGCTGCTGAGCTGACCATTGTGGTGAAatgactttcctcagatgaaataatctcctTGTAATACTAACGcacccctccaccccaaagttacctgcctccaaggtacttACTACTACATCTCATTGGGTATGTGACAccaatcagtaacaaaaatatgtatgactagagtcactcaagctccacctaactgtaaagaaaatggaCTGGTCCTGGACTGAAACAAATCTAAACGGGAGGAACTGCTGTATAAACTCCCAAAATACTGTACTTTGATTTAGTGTCACAAggttaggtcaagctgacccaccctCTAAAGTCCTACCTGAGGATGCAAACTAATTTACATTGAAAGTGAAACTTTTAACCAATCCTGTATATGATAACAAACATGCAACGTACTATGAAGTATATAAAGTGGAAAACTGAGGGGAGAAGTTAAGGAAGACTCCatcgtaacttctgggatcagctgacaggctgaacctgtcttctaCCCCACAGGGATGCCTActgggtaagaactttattcTATGACTTACTCATGCTAGCTGTTATTAAGTGCattgttttaagcttgttttgcagtcagcGTATTATCACCAGCAATCTTCAAACCTTACTCTGTCACAAACCtgtattttgtataataaaaatcttgagCTGAAGTTCGTTTTGTGTAAGCCTCTGGAGATTTGACTGGTTGTTGTAAGGGATTTGATTCAGTGATGCTGTCAGTGGGGGTCCCTGGATAGGTTAGTTGAATGACGCCCTGATGCAGCAGGCTGTCAAAATGCAGGTGGCAGACAGGCTGGTTGGACACAAGGGTCTTGTCCTTCCTGGGAAACTGGCAGGCTGATCAAAAATAAAGGGTTTGAGGAAACCTTCCTTCTTAACGCAACAGGGTAAATATAATATAGcatcacattttcttctcctcaaAGCTCAGTACTTTTGCTCTTCCATAAAGAGGCTGCATCTGCCTGGACAAAACTTCCATGCAGGCAGGGCACACTGAGACAGAGCTCTATGAGAGGCCGCTGGAATAGGCACAAGACTGACCATTTTCAGAAACCCATTGTTTCTGCAAATTCACTTGCAACAGTAGATGATGAAAATCTGAGGAGAGTTAACGCAGAGTGGGCAAGAAGTGAAGTTCACCCATATTCTCTAATACAAGagggtggaagaaaaaaatgggatattttctttccttctacaTTACCAAGTACAGTTATGGCAAAGACTATGCAGCCAGGATTTAGGACAGCATGGggaaatttctatttttctattacTTCTGCTGTACCAGTTGCATGGACAGAAGGCTTTAGTCTCTAGTTCATCCTATGGTTGCCAGTTATGTTTACGCCACCCTGCATACCTTGTTCTTGCTGGCTGTGCCTGGTAGACGCACTAAGAGTGtctgttttggttgggttttgttgttgttttttggagTTTGCTTGGTCTGGGgttggtttagggttttttttgcttgttgttGGTAGTTTGGTTttgagcatttttttgtttctttttttttttttaaaaaaaaaaaaaaaaaagcagacagagTGCTTCTCTTTGGgtagtgtcctggtttcagatgAGATGgaattaactttcttcttagtagctcagtcagtgctgttttttggatttggtttgagaataacattgataacactggtggttttggttgttgctaagtaatgtttatacaaagtcaaggacttttcagtttctcaggctctgtcagggagagggctggaggggcacaagaaatggggaggggacacagaacagctgacctgaactagccaaagggatattccataacacagaacgtcatgctcagtatataaactgggggacTTGGCTGGGGCCTGCCGATCGCTGtgtggggactggctgggcattggtcagcaggtagtgagcaactgtattgtgcatcacttgggttttcttttcctttccctttgtcttttattcctctcccttttatattattatatctcattttatttcaattattaaattgttccaTCTCAAccttttacttattttttataaaatttcacttattttttcccttgattctcttccctgtcccacTGGGGACAGGGTGGGTGGGGactgagtgagcagctgcatggtacttagttgctggctgaaGTTAAAGGTAGGAACCTTCCTACCTGTAACTGCCAATACCCAGGGTTCCAGGTAGAAAGGGAAAGACATAGAAAATAGCTCATTTTCCATTTAGAGGGTACAAAAGGAAAGTGAATTTGTAGGTAAGTTAATCCATGATCCCCCCCATCACAGGAAACTCGTCCCCTCTTGCAAATACTGCTAGCTTTATAGCTGTAATTACAGCTTCAGTTACAGATCCTTGATTAAGACAATAACAAAATAGATGTTGTCTTAATTAAGATGGATCCTCTGTACTTACCAGCAGTGTGTCCAAGTCAAGAGAAACCTCAGCAGCTTTTAGAAGTAGGAAAAATGTGTTACTGGATCTAAGAAACGGAAGAAGGAGCAAGTCAACATCACAGTTGTTTCATGCAGTTCCAGCAACAGTTTACATTGTGactcagaaatacagaaactcAGATATGTCTACATTTGACCAACTCCATCACCCTTCtacaatttccttttatttaaaaaccaaaactcaaactattttctctcttctccccaggATTTTTCCCCAGAGCATGTTCTCTATCTACTCATCTGTTTTCATGCAACAGATAAGAAGGGTGCAAAGCCTCCCCTTTCTTATGGGTTTTCCAAGACACGGAGATGTTCACATCctgaattttacatttctagtaaaaaaatcccaaacatatGAAGTcatatgaaattattatttcagatgTTACATTCCAGACTGCACTTAAACAGCACCCTGCTGTTTAAGGAAAGGgtgaaatgattttttaatgtcagaaaacaaaacacagactcTAAACTGTTCATATACTTCCGATCCTCTATTCCTTTGTGGCTTCTACACAAAGGTTtcaaggaaaaggcagaaaggcaggaaGTAACAGTGATGCCTTTTCAATGGCTGTCCACCATTTCCAGAGGAAGCGAAAGGATCCTCCTGTGGATTCTCTTTACACCCACATCTGGGATCCACACCACTGAGTCCCAACAACTCTGCAGGTCATAATAGGAAAATCACTTTTCTACTGGACAGCATCAGACCTACAAGCATGTCATTAGGTGACTGTTAAGAGCTACAACCTAAAGGTGAGTTTGCTGTACTAACATGTACAAGGACACAGAATTTATTCTAAATGACCTAtatcaaaacctgaaatattgTAAGATTTGTATATGTGTAGTCTCCTGGGGTGCAACATCAAAAAAATTCTTCTATCAAACCATCTACGCAAGAGAGAGGCCTTACAGCACACACTCATGCAACCTGCGTTTTTCACTAAATGAGAAAGTAAACTTCCAAGTCTGGAATCCTTCAGTATGAAATCTATTGCATACAAGACAAGAAACGCAGACACAATCAGATCAAGCAGCCCACAGGATTTCCACTGCCAGGTTAATCAATCAAGACTGCTATGAGTAAATGGGGCAATTTGGCCAAA
This window contains:
- the CLDN12 gene encoding claudin-12 is translated as MGCRDVHAATVLAFLSGTASVAGLLAAVLLPNWRQMRLYTFNKNERNVTIYTGLWIKCARFDGSRDCVIYDPQWYTAVDQLDLRVLQFALPLSMLTAVSALFLCLIGMCNTAFVSSVPNIKLAKCLVNSAGCHLVAGLLFLLACAICLTPSIWVIFYNNYLNRKYEPVFSFDISVFIAIASAGGLFFTSVLLCLWYCACKSLPSPFWQPLYSHAPSMHSYASQPYSARSRLSAMEIDIPVVTHAS